The following are encoded together in the Halopseudomonas salegens genome:
- the cysB gene encoding HTH-type transcriptional regulator CysB, which produces MKLQQLRYIWEVAHHDLNVSATAQSLFTSQPGISKQIRLLEDELGVEVFSRSGKHLTRITPAGERIIATAGEILRKVESIKQISQEFSNERKGTLTLATTHTQARYALPPVISGFIERYPDVSLHMHQGTPVQICEMTVDGTADFAIATEALELFTDLVMMPCYRWNRCVIVPRGHPLTELPELTLDALADHPLVTYVFGFTGRSKLDEAFSHRGLAPKVVFTAADADVIKTYVRLGLGVGIVAHMALDPKTDQDLVTIDASKLFEPSITKIGIRKGTFLRGFMYDFIQAFAPHLTREIVDQALAAHTRQELEALFAGIELPLL; this is translated from the coding sequence ATGAAGCTTCAGCAACTGCGTTACATCTGGGAAGTGGCGCATCACGACCTGAACGTCTCTGCCACGGCGCAAAGCCTGTTTACGTCCCAACCCGGTATCAGCAAGCAGATCCGGCTGCTGGAAGACGAGCTGGGTGTTGAAGTCTTCTCCCGCAGCGGCAAGCACCTTACGCGAATAACTCCGGCAGGTGAGCGCATCATTGCTACTGCCGGCGAGATTTTACGCAAAGTCGAAAGCATCAAGCAGATATCCCAGGAGTTCAGCAATGAGCGCAAGGGCACTCTGACCCTTGCGACCACGCACACTCAGGCCCGTTATGCATTGCCGCCGGTGATCAGTGGCTTTATCGAGCGTTATCCTGACGTATCCCTGCACATGCACCAGGGCACGCCGGTGCAAATTTGCGAAATGACAGTGGACGGCACTGCCGACTTCGCTATTGCTACCGAGGCGTTGGAGCTATTCACCGATCTGGTGATGATGCCCTGTTATCGCTGGAACCGATGCGTCATCGTTCCGCGGGGTCATCCGCTGACCGAGTTGCCGGAGCTGACGCTGGACGCCTTGGCTGATCACCCACTGGTAACTTATGTATTCGGCTTTACCGGGCGTTCGAAACTGGATGAAGCCTTCAGCCATCGGGGGCTGGCGCCCAAAGTGGTGTTCACCGCCGCCGATGCGGATGTGATCAAGACCTATGTGCGTCTGGGTTTGGGTGTGGGTATCGTCGCGCATATGGCACTGGACCCGAAGACCGACCAGGACCTGGTTACCATTGATGCCAGCAAACTGTTCGAACCCAGCATCACAAAAATAGGCATTCGCAAAGGTACTTTCCTGCGCGGCTTTATGTACGATTTTATCCAGGCTTTCGCACCGCACCTGACACGGGAGATTGTCGACCAGGCTCTGGCTGCGCATACCCGGCAGGAGCTGGAAGCCTTGTTTGCCGGGATCGAGCTGCCCTTGCTTTGA
- the fadA gene encoding acetyl-CoA C-acyltransferase FadA: protein MSLNPRDVVIVDFGRTPMGRSKGGMYRNVRAETMSAKLITGVLERNPKVDPAEVEDVIWGCVNQTLEQGWNIARMASLMTPIPHTSAGQTVSRLCGSSMSALHTAAQAIMTGNGDVFVVGGVEHMGHVGMMHGVDPNPALSLYAAKAAGMMGLTAEMLGKMHGITREQQDQFGERSHRLAHKATVEGNFKDEIIPMEGHDADGALRLFTEDETIRPETTLESLAALRPAFNPKGGTVTAGTSSQITDGASCMIVMSAERAKALGLEPLAVIRSMAVAGVDPSIMGYGPVPSTQKALKRAGLSMDDVSHVELNEAFAAQALPVLKDLKLLDKMEDKVNLHGGAIALGHPFGCSGARISGTLLNVMKQNNGTIGVSTMCVGLGQGITTIFERV from the coding sequence ATGAGCTTGAATCCGAGAGATGTCGTAATTGTCGACTTCGGCCGCACCCCGATGGGCCGTTCGAAAGGCGGTATGTACCGTAATGTGCGTGCCGAGACCATGTCCGCCAAACTGATCACCGGTGTGCTCGAGCGCAACCCGAAAGTTGATCCGGCTGAAGTGGAAGATGTGATCTGGGGCTGCGTCAATCAGACCCTGGAGCAGGGCTGGAACATCGCCCGCATGGCGTCATTGATGACACCGATCCCGCACACCAGTGCCGGTCAGACGGTCAGCCGCCTGTGTGGCTCGTCCATGAGTGCGCTGCACACGGCTGCCCAGGCCATCATGACCGGAAACGGTGATGTGTTCGTGGTCGGTGGTGTTGAGCATATGGGCCATGTTGGCATGATGCACGGGGTCGATCCGAATCCGGCATTGTCACTCTATGCGGCCAAGGCGGCCGGCATGATGGGCCTGACCGCGGAAATGCTGGGCAAAATGCACGGCATTACCCGCGAGCAGCAGGACCAGTTTGGCGAGCGCTCGCACCGCCTGGCGCACAAGGCCACGGTAGAAGGCAACTTCAAGGACGAGATCATCCCGATGGAAGGTCACGATGCTGATGGTGCCCTGCGTCTGTTCACCGAGGACGAAACCATTCGCCCGGAAACCACTCTGGAAAGTCTGGCTGCACTGCGTCCGGCCTTTAACCCCAAGGGTGGTACTGTGACTGCGGGTACGTCTTCGCAGATCACTGACGGTGCTTCCTGCATGATCGTAATGTCTGCCGAGCGCGCCAAGGCCCTGGGTCTTGAGCCGCTGGCAGTGATTCGCAGCATGGCTGTAGCCGGGGTGGATCCGTCGATCATGGGCTATGGTCCGGTACCGTCCACGCAAAAGGCACTCAAGCGTGCTGGCCTGAGCATGGATGACGTCAGCCACGTCGAACTCAACGAAGCCTTCGCTGCCCAGGCGCTGCCGGTCCTCAAAGACCTCAAGCTGCTGGACAAGATGGAAGACAAGGTCAATCTGCATGGCGGCGCCATCGCTCTGGGTCATCCCTTCGGCTGCTCCGGTGCGCGGATTTCCGGTACTCTGCTGAATGTGATGAAGCAGAACAACGGCACCATCGGCGTGTCGACCATGTGCGTTGGCCTCGGTCAGGGCATTACTACCATCTTCGAACGCGTTTGA
- the fadB gene encoding fatty acid oxidation complex subunit alpha FadB: MIYEGKAITVQALEDGIVELKFDLQGESVNKFNRATMAEFQAAVEAIQGDSSIKGVVVTSGKDVFIVGADITEFVGTFQLPEEDLVAGNLEANKVFNAFEDLNVPTVAAINGMALGGGFEMCLACDYRVMSSAAKVGLPEVKLGIYPGFGGTVRMPRVIGVDNAIEWVCAGAEQRADKALKVGAVDAVVEPAKLKETAVATVKRAIAGELDYKAKRQPKLEKIKLNTIEQMMAFETSKGFIAGQAGPNYPAPLEAVKTIQKAANHGREKALEVEAAGFAKLAKTTVTQALVGLFLNDTELKRKAKQYDKEAADVNLSAVLGAGIMGGGIAYQSAVKGTPILMKDIREEGIQLGLDEASKLLGKRVAKGRMKPEQMAQALNAIRPTMSYGDFGNVDIVVEAVIENPKVKHAVLAEVEGHVKDDAIIASNTSTISITYLAQALKRPENFCGMHFFNPVHMMPLVEVIRGEKSSDRAVATTVAYAKKMGKTPIVVNDCPGFLVNRILFPYFGGFARLIGMGADFQRVDKLMEKFGWPMGPAYLMDVVGMDTGHHGRDVMAEGYPDRMADKTKTAVDVMYEANRLGQKTGKGFYAYEMDKKGKPKKVVDQETYELLKPVVLEQREFTDEEIVEIMMVPLCLETVRCLEDGIVESAADADMGLIYGIGFPPFRGGALRYIDTIGVAEFVAMADKYAEFGAMYHPTEKLREMAKNGQKFFG; the protein is encoded by the coding sequence ATGATTTACGAAGGTAAAGCCATCACGGTTCAGGCCCTCGAAGACGGCATCGTCGAACTCAAATTCGACCTGCAGGGCGAGTCGGTCAACAAATTCAACCGGGCCACCATGGCCGAGTTTCAGGCAGCCGTTGAAGCCATTCAGGGCGACAGCAGCATCAAGGGCGTTGTTGTCACCTCCGGCAAGGATGTATTCATTGTCGGCGCCGACATCACCGAATTCGTCGGGACTTTCCAGCTCCCTGAAGAAGACCTGGTCGCCGGTAATCTGGAAGCCAACAAGGTTTTCAATGCATTTGAAGACCTCAATGTGCCCACGGTAGCCGCCATCAATGGCATGGCGTTGGGCGGTGGTTTTGAAATGTGCCTGGCCTGTGACTATCGCGTCATGTCCAGCGCTGCGAAAGTTGGTCTGCCGGAAGTCAAGCTGGGCATCTACCCGGGTTTTGGCGGTACTGTACGTATGCCGCGTGTGATTGGCGTCGATAACGCCATCGAGTGGGTCTGTGCCGGCGCTGAACAGCGTGCCGACAAGGCACTGAAAGTCGGTGCCGTGGATGCTGTGGTTGAGCCGGCCAAGTTGAAAGAAACGGCCGTGGCTACTGTCAAGCGTGCCATTGCCGGCGAGCTGGACTACAAGGCCAAGCGTCAGCCCAAGCTGGAAAAGATCAAGCTGAATACCATCGAGCAGATGATGGCCTTCGAAACCTCCAAGGGTTTCATTGCCGGTCAGGCGGGTCCGAACTATCCGGCGCCGCTGGAAGCGGTCAAAACCATCCAGAAAGCTGCCAATCACGGTCGTGAAAAAGCGCTGGAAGTGGAAGCTGCAGGTTTTGCCAAACTGGCCAAAACCACGGTTACCCAGGCGCTGGTCGGTCTGTTCCTGAACGACACAGAGCTCAAGCGCAAAGCCAAGCAGTATGACAAGGAAGCGGCCGACGTGAACCTGTCTGCCGTGCTCGGTGCCGGGATTATGGGCGGTGGTATTGCCTACCAGTCAGCCGTCAAGGGCACGCCGATCCTGATGAAGGATATCCGTGAAGAGGGTATCCAGCTGGGTCTGGACGAAGCCTCCAAGCTGCTCGGCAAGCGTGTGGCCAAGGGCCGCATGAAGCCGGAACAGATGGCGCAGGCGCTGAACGCCATTCGCCCGACCATGTCCTACGGTGATTTTGGCAACGTCGATATCGTTGTTGAAGCTGTGATCGAGAACCCCAAGGTCAAGCACGCCGTGCTGGCTGAGGTGGAAGGTCATGTGAAGGACGATGCCATCATCGCTTCCAACACCTCGACCATCTCTATCACCTATCTGGCTCAGGCGCTCAAGCGCCCGGAAAACTTCTGCGGTATGCACTTCTTCAACCCGGTACACATGATGCCGCTGGTGGAAGTTATCCGTGGCGAGAAGTCCAGTGACCGCGCTGTTGCTACGACGGTTGCCTACGCGAAGAAGATGGGCAAGACGCCGATTGTGGTCAACGACTGCCCCGGCTTTTTGGTCAACCGCATCCTGTTCCCGTACTTCGGTGGTTTTGCTCGCCTGATCGGTATGGGTGCTGACTTCCAGCGCGTCGACAAGCTGATGGAAAAATTCGGCTGGCCCATGGGCCCGGCATACCTGATGGATGTCGTCGGCATGGATACCGGCCATCACGGCCGTGACGTCATGGCGGAAGGTTACCCTGATCGTATGGCTGACAAGACCAAGACTGCGGTCGATGTCATGTATGAAGCCAACCGTCTGGGCCAGAAGACCGGCAAAGGCTTCTACGCCTACGAGATGGACAAGAAGGGCAAGCCGAAGAAGGTCGTCGATCAGGAAACCTATGAGTTGCTGAAGCCGGTTGTGCTTGAGCAGCGTGAGTTCACTGACGAAGAAATCGTCGAGATCATGATGGTTCCGCTGTGCCTGGAAACTGTACGTTGCCTGGAAGATGGCATCGTTGAATCCGCAGCTGATGCTGACATGGGCCTGATCTACGGTATTGGCTTCCCGCCCTTCCGTGGTGGCGCCCTGCGTTACATCGACACTATCGGTGTAGCTGAGTTCGTTGCTATGGCCGACAAATATGCCGAGTTCGGTGCCATGTATCACCCGACCGAGAAGTTGCGTGAAATGGCCAAGAACGGTCAGAAATTCTTCGGTTAA
- a CDS encoding DUF1653 domain-containing protein has translation MRGNDASLLRPGLYRHYKGKDYAVIGVARHSENEEELVVYRTLYGDFDLWVRPLAMFTEQVQVDGEWLPRFTFIREDV, from the coding sequence ATGCGCGGTAATGATGCAAGCCTGTTGCGGCCGGGGTTGTACCGGCACTATAAAGGCAAGGACTACGCTGTGATCGGTGTGGCACGCCATTCGGAAAACGAAGAAGAACTGGTGGTTTATCGGACCCTGTATGGTGATTTTGATCTCTGGGTACGGCCATTGGCGATGTTCACCGAACAGGTGCAAGTGGATGGCGAGTGGTTGCCACGCTTTACCTTTATCCGCGAAGACGTGTAG
- the topA gene encoding type I DNA topoisomerase, with protein MGKALVIVESPAKAKTINKYLGNDFVVKSSIGHIRDLPTSGSGKTESKPKGGRKAASAPEVDKKTKARMQLVNRMGVDPENGWAARYEILPGKEKVIEELRRLAKDADTVYLATDLDREGEAIAWHLRESIGGDESRYKRVVFNEITKKAIQEAFSKPGELDLNRVNAQQARRFLDRVVGYMVSPLLWQKIARGLSAGRVQSVAVKLIVDREREIRAFIPEEFWEVHAGLTTPKGEPVRFQVVKQQGETFRPVSKAQTDAALKLLEQASYDVAKREDKPTSSRPNAPFITSTLQQAASTRLGFSVKKTMMMAQRLYEAGYITYMRTDSTNLSADAISMARAYIEKNFGDKYLPEKPNLYSSKEGAQEAHEAIRPSDAKIRTTDLKGMERDAERLYELIWRQFLACQMMPAKYLSTLITVKAGEFELRAKGRILQFDGYTKVMPAQGKGGEDEVLPEIQVKDSLGLEKLDPRQHFTKPPARYSEASLVKELEKRGIGRPSTYASIISTIQDRGYVTQNSRRFYAEKMGDIVTDRLSESFPNLMDYSFTATMEESLDEVAEGQVVWKRVLDDFYQDFSKKLAVAESSDNEQGMRANQPTLTDIACHECGRPMMIRTASTGVFLGCSGYQLPPKERCKATVNLVPGNEVADDDEEGESRVLRSRRRCPICDTAMDSYLVDEKRKLHVCGNNPDCNGFEIETGQFKIKGYDGPVLECDKCGSEMQLKTGRFGKYFGCTNSSCKNTRKLLKSGEAAPPKMDPVLMPELKCEKVDDVYVLRDGASGMFLAASQFPKNRETRAPLVRELIPHKAEIDPKHHYILDAPQKDPEGNPSVVRYSRKTKEQYVQSEIEGKPTGWKAFFDGKRWVEDGSPKGATKAAAKGKAKPAAKKAKS; from the coding sequence ATGGGAAAAGCACTGGTCATTGTGGAGTCGCCGGCCAAGGCCAAGACGATCAACAAATATCTTGGTAACGACTTTGTGGTCAAATCCAGTATCGGCCACATCCGTGATCTGCCCACCAGTGGCAGCGGCAAGACCGAGAGCAAGCCCAAGGGTGGCCGCAAGGCTGCATCAGCGCCTGAGGTCGACAAGAAGACCAAGGCTCGCATGCAACTGGTCAATCGTATGGGGGTAGACCCCGAGAATGGCTGGGCGGCACGCTATGAAATCCTGCCGGGCAAGGAAAAAGTGATCGAAGAACTGCGGCGCCTGGCCAAGGACGCCGACACTGTCTATCTGGCAACGGATTTGGACCGTGAAGGGGAGGCCATTGCCTGGCACCTGCGTGAGTCCATTGGCGGCGATGAAAGCCGCTACAAGCGCGTGGTGTTCAACGAGATTACCAAGAAAGCCATCCAGGAAGCCTTCTCCAAGCCAGGCGAGCTGGATCTGAACCGGGTCAATGCGCAGCAGGCGCGGCGTTTTCTTGATCGCGTTGTGGGCTATATGGTCTCGCCACTGCTGTGGCAGAAAATTGCCCGTGGTCTGTCAGCCGGTCGTGTGCAGTCGGTGGCGGTAAAACTGATTGTCGATCGCGAGCGTGAAATTCGTGCCTTCATCCCGGAAGAGTTCTGGGAAGTACATGCCGGCTTGACGACCCCCAAGGGCGAGCCGGTGCGCTTTCAGGTGGTCAAGCAGCAGGGCGAGACTTTCCGCCCGGTCAGCAAGGCGCAGACTGATGCGGCGTTGAAGCTGCTTGAACAAGCCAGCTACGACGTTGCCAAGCGTGAAGACAAGCCGACCAGCAGCCGACCCAATGCGCCCTTCATTACCTCGACATTACAACAGGCTGCCAGCACGCGTCTGGGTTTCAGTGTGAAGAAAACCATGATGATGGCCCAGCGTCTTTATGAAGCGGGTTACATCACTTACATGCGGACCGACTCGACCAATCTGTCGGCCGATGCGATCAGTATGGCGCGCGCCTATATTGAGAAAAACTTTGGCGACAAGTATCTGCCTGAGAAGCCGAACCTGTATAGCAGCAAGGAAGGCGCTCAGGAGGCGCATGAGGCCATTCGCCCTTCCGATGCAAAGATACGCACCACTGACCTGAAAGGCATGGAGCGGGACGCTGAGCGCCTGTATGAGCTGATCTGGCGGCAGTTCCTCGCCTGTCAGATGATGCCGGCCAAGTACCTGTCAACCCTTATCACGGTCAAGGCCGGTGAATTCGAGCTGCGCGCCAAGGGGCGCATCCTGCAGTTCGATGGTTATACCAAAGTCATGCCGGCCCAGGGCAAGGGTGGTGAAGATGAAGTGCTGCCGGAGATTCAGGTCAAGGACAGCCTGGGGCTGGAAAAGCTTGACCCCAGGCAACACTTCACCAAGCCGCCGGCACGCTATTCCGAGGCCAGTCTGGTCAAAGAGCTGGAAAAGCGGGGTATTGGCCGGCCCTCGACCTATGCCTCGATTATTTCGACCATTCAGGACCGGGGTTATGTAACCCAGAATAGCCGGCGTTTTTATGCCGAGAAAATGGGTGACATTGTCACTGATCGCTTGAGTGAGAGTTTCCCCAATCTGATGGATTACAGCTTTACGGCAACCATGGAAGAGTCACTTGACGAGGTTGCTGAAGGGCAGGTGGTCTGGAAGCGGGTGCTGGATGATTTCTACCAGGATTTCAGCAAGAAGCTGGCGGTCGCCGAGTCCAGCGACAATGAACAGGGCATGCGCGCCAACCAGCCAACGCTGACCGATATTGCCTGTCACGAATGTGGCCGGCCGATGATGATTCGCACCGCCTCAACCGGTGTATTCCTCGGTTGTTCCGGTTATCAATTGCCACCCAAGGAGCGTTGCAAGGCTACTGTCAATCTGGTGCCGGGGAACGAAGTCGCCGATGACGATGAAGAGGGTGAATCCCGTGTTTTGCGCAGTCGCCGTCGCTGCCCGATTTGTGACACGGCGATGGACAGTTATCTGGTCGATGAAAAACGCAAGCTGCATGTCTGCGGCAACAATCCCGATTGCAACGGCTTCGAGATTGAAACCGGCCAGTTCAAGATCAAGGGCTACGACGGTCCGGTACTGGAATGTGACAAGTGCGGCAGCGAAATGCAGCTCAAGACCGGTCGTTTCGGCAAGTATTTTGGTTGCACCAACAGCAGCTGCAAGAACACGCGCAAACTTCTCAAGAGTGGCGAAGCCGCACCGCCGAAAATGGACCCGGTGTTGATGCCGGAGCTCAAGTGCGAGAAAGTCGACGACGTTTATGTGTTGCGTGACGGGGCCTCAGGTATGTTTCTCGCCGCCAGCCAGTTCCCGAAAAACCGGGAGACCCGGGCGCCACTGGTGCGCGAGCTGATTCCGCACAAAGCCGAGATCGACCCCAAGCATCACTATATTCTGGATGCTCCGCAAAAAGATCCCGAGGGTAATCCGAGTGTCGTGCGCTATAGCCGCAAGACCAAAGAGCAGTATGTGCAAAGCGAGATCGAGGGCAAGCCAACCGGTTGGAAGGCTTTCTTTGATGGCAAGCGCTGGGTGGAAGACGGCAGCCCCAAAGGCGCTACCAAAGCGGCTGCGAAAGGCAAAGCCAAGCCGGCTGCGAAGAAAGCCAAGAGCTGA
- a CDS encoding universal stress protein, with protein MLYNHVLVAVDLIEECRSVADHAVALAKTLDARLTLLHVVEPLAMAYGGDVPMDLSMLQQQQFEQAKEKMQLFAGDYGLPEDQLQIAFGHPRQEIHRVADEQDCDLIVVGSHGRHGLALLLGSTANDVLHGAPCDVIAVRLGKKSSKP; from the coding sequence ATGCTCTATAACCACGTTCTGGTGGCCGTTGATCTGATTGAGGAATGTCGCAGTGTCGCCGACCATGCTGTGGCCCTGGCGAAAACGCTGGATGCCCGACTCACCCTGCTGCACGTGGTTGAGCCCCTGGCTATGGCCTACGGGGGTGATGTGCCGATGGACCTGTCGATGCTGCAGCAACAGCAATTTGAACAGGCCAAGGAAAAGATGCAGCTGTTTGCCGGCGACTACGGCCTGCCCGAAGACCAGCTGCAAATTGCCTTCGGTCACCCACGGCAGGAAATACACCGGGTTGCCGACGAACAGGACTGCGATCTGATTGTTGTTGGCAGCCACGGCCGGCATGGTCTGGCATTACTGCTCGGCTCTACTGCCAACGACGTCCTGCATGGCGCACCCTGCGATGTGATAGCCGTGCGCCTGGGCAAGAAATCCAGCAAGCCCTGA
- a CDS encoding TetR/AcrR family transcriptional regulator, which produces MAQSETVERILDAAEQLFAEKGFAETSLRLITSKAGVNLAAVNYHFGSKKALIQAVFVRFLNPFVSSLEQELNRRGQSHEEAPGLEELLDMLVRQALLVKPRSGNDLSTFMRLLGLAFSQSQGHLRKYLGEVYGGVFQRYMGLVHQAAPDLPAQELFWRVHFMLGSAAFTMSSMKALRAIAEAELGSHTGIDQVLQMMVPFLAAGMRADSAAKRADAADAVMELTEA; this is translated from the coding sequence ATGGCCCAGTCGGAAACCGTTGAACGCATCCTTGATGCTGCTGAACAACTCTTTGCTGAAAAAGGCTTTGCAGAAACGTCCTTGCGCCTTATTACCAGCAAGGCCGGGGTTAACCTGGCGGCAGTCAACTACCATTTCGGCTCCAAGAAAGCGCTGATCCAGGCAGTTTTTGTGCGTTTTCTGAATCCTTTTGTCAGCAGCCTTGAGCAAGAGCTCAATCGTCGCGGACAGTCACACGAGGAGGCGCCGGGGCTTGAAGAGCTACTCGACATGCTGGTGCGTCAGGCTCTGCTGGTGAAACCCCGTAGCGGGAATGACCTGTCGACTTTCATGCGTCTGCTCGGATTGGCCTTCAGTCAGAGTCAGGGTCACTTGCGCAAATACCTGGGTGAAGTCTACGGTGGGGTGTTCCAGCGCTACATGGGATTGGTGCATCAGGCGGCGCCCGATTTGCCGGCCCAGGAGTTATTCTGGCGTGTTCACTTCATGCTCGGCAGTGCGGCCTTCACCATGTCCAGCATGAAAGCCTTGCGGGCGATTGCCGAGGCTGAGCTGGGCTCGCATACCGGAATTGATCAGGTATTGCAGATGATGGTGCCTTTTCTGGCTGCAGGTATGCGTGCGGACAGTGCGGCCAAACGTGCCGATGCAGCAGACGCTGTCATGGAGTTGACCGAAGCCTGA
- a CDS encoding DUF6586 family protein, whose protein sequence is MANEAYTRTNQSLYFAATALAAWQETEASASLDARTQARYQGETCLFHLYRGVLALIHEVADFYRWPLVDVRDVEALLTDSRLADFPGPELGELLELAQRQDDWLAPLLMAWKSLLAPPVAGSQPEAPELIVRVGGQPAAWSIERAEAALQGIKVLCARQRELMQEW, encoded by the coding sequence ATGGCCAACGAAGCCTATACCCGCACCAATCAGTCGTTGTATTTTGCCGCGACTGCCCTGGCGGCCTGGCAAGAGACTGAAGCCTCAGCGTCCCTGGATGCTCGTACGCAGGCCCGTTACCAGGGTGAAACCTGCCTGTTCCACCTGTACCGGGGTGTACTGGCGCTGATCCATGAGGTGGCGGATTTTTACCGTTGGCCGCTGGTGGATGTGAGGGATGTCGAGGCACTGCTGACGGATTCGCGCCTGGCGGATTTTCCCGGGCCTGAATTGGGTGAGTTGCTGGAATTGGCGCAGCGCCAGGATGACTGGTTGGCGCCGCTATTGATGGCCTGGAAAAGCTTGCTGGCCCCTCCTGTCGCAGGCAGCCAACCAGAGGCGCCGGAGCTGATTGTCCGGGTGGGCGGTCAGCCGGCTGCCTGGTCAATCGAGCGTGCGGAGGCTGCGTTGCAGGGCATCAAGGTTTTATGTGCACGACAGCGGGAGCTGATGCAGGAGTGGTAA
- the lexA gene encoding transcriptional repressor LexA, producing MQKLTARQQQILAFIREYMETNGYPPTRVDIARELGFRSPNAAEDHLRALARKGAIEMIPGASRGIRLPDNGEVSDENQLPVVGQVAAGAPILAMENIEDHCRIDPAFFSPRADYLLRVKGMSMKDVGILDGDLLAVHRTTEARNGQIVVARIGDEVTVKRFQKKGRKVSLIAENPEFSPIEVDLGEEELAIEGLSVGVIRR from the coding sequence ATGCAAAAACTGACGGCACGGCAACAGCAGATACTCGCCTTTATCCGCGAATACATGGAAACCAATGGCTATCCACCTACCCGCGTCGATATTGCCCGCGAGCTCGGCTTCCGCTCGCCCAACGCTGCAGAAGACCACTTGCGTGCCCTGGCACGTAAAGGTGCCATTGAAATGATTCCTGGCGCCTCTCGCGGCATCCGCCTGCCTGATAACGGCGAAGTGAGTGACGAGAATCAGCTTCCCGTGGTTGGCCAGGTTGCCGCCGGTGCACCGATTCTGGCGATGGAAAACATTGAAGATCATTGCCGGATTGATCCCGCCTTCTTCTCGCCGCGCGCTGATTATCTACTGCGCGTCAAAGGCATGAGCATGAAAGACGTGGGCATTCTGGACGGCGACCTGCTGGCCGTTCATCGCACGACCGAAGCACGCAATGGCCAGATCGTGGTCGCCCGTATCGGTGATGAAGTCACCGTCAAGCGCTTTCAGAAAAAAGGCCGCAAAGTATCCCTGATTGCTGAAAACCCTGAATTCAGCCCGATCGAAGTCGATCTGGGCGAAGAAGAATTAGCCATCGAAGGATTGAGTGTTGGTGTAATTCGCCGCTGA
- a CDS encoding SulA-like leucine-rich domain-containing protein, whose product MQYRAPQQSLTQADLFHNALMASGFPARRETRPVPNLPSAHNTSDSGYSEMALSGQPQQCLQWLAPVLRDLANTPGDRWLTLLNPPQLVSHAWLRATGLDPQRILIVRSNGRMQGNQLCQELLSLGCSHTVISWLSTDAAVSAQLEKAARQGQCKSLNIRMP is encoded by the coding sequence ATGCAGTATCGCGCCCCACAGCAGAGCCTGACTCAGGCCGACCTGTTTCATAATGCCCTGATGGCCTCGGGTTTTCCTGCCCGACGTGAAACCAGACCCGTACCCAACCTGCCATCAGCTCACAACACAAGTGATAGCGGTTATAGCGAAATGGCGCTGAGCGGACAGCCGCAACAATGCTTGCAGTGGCTGGCACCGGTCCTGCGCGATCTGGCCAACACCCCCGGTGATCGCTGGTTGACCCTGCTCAACCCGCCACAGCTGGTTAGCCATGCGTGGCTGCGAGCTACCGGACTGGATCCGCAACGCATTCTGATTGTGCGCAGCAACGGCCGCATGCAGGGGAATCAGCTATGCCAGGAACTGCTCAGCCTGGGTTGCAGCCATACCGTGATCAGCTGGCTTTCGACTGATGCAGCCGTAAGCGCTCAACTGGAAAAGGCTGCCCGACAAGGCCAGTGTAAAAGTCTGAATATTCGTATGCCCTGA
- a CDS encoding L,D-transpeptidase — translation MALELIHISLSEQTLRGFSAGRESCLFPVSTALNGAGEMDGSGCTPRGQHRVRARIGDGEPLGAVFVGRRPTGEVWSPELAACHPQRDWILTRILWLCGEQPGFNRGGDCDSQRRFIYLHGTPDDQPMGVALSHGCIRLRNTDMLELFAQTPVGCRVLISEQSGDSL, via the coding sequence ATGGCCCTGGAACTGATCCATATCTCTTTGTCCGAACAGACCCTGCGTGGTTTTAGTGCTGGCCGGGAATCCTGTCTTTTTCCTGTGTCGACGGCGCTCAATGGTGCCGGGGAAATGGATGGCAGTGGCTGTACACCACGCGGCCAGCACCGCGTTCGTGCCCGTATCGGTGACGGTGAGCCGTTGGGTGCGGTTTTTGTCGGTCGCCGGCCTACCGGTGAAGTCTGGAGTCCCGAGCTGGCTGCATGCCATCCACAGCGTGACTGGATACTGACCCGGATTCTGTGGTTGTGCGGAGAGCAGCCCGGTTTCAACCGGGGTGGCGACTGTGACAGTCAACGCCGTTTCATTTATCTGCATGGTACCCCGGATGATCAGCCCATGGGCGTTGCTCTTTCCCATGGTTGCATTCGGCTGCGCAACACCGACATGCTTGAGCTCTTTGCGCAGACACCGGTCGGTTGTCGGGTGCTGATCAGTGAACAGTCAGGAGACAGCCTTTGA